TAAGATGGGCAAGATTCAGGATCATATTACATCAAGGCGAGATCAGGATTCTACTCAGGTTGAGATGAATATGGCCGCAAGCCTCTATTTTCAGGTATGGGATGCTGAGCTTAACAGTCTCTGGAACAGATTTTCTGAATCTGCTGATGCCCAGACCAAAGAGAGAGTACTTGAAGATCAGAGACACTGGAATGCTATGAAGCAGGATGCTGCGCTTGAAGCACTTGGCCCTCAGGATCAGGGCGGAAGCATATATCCTCTTCTTTATGACTCTTTCATGGAAGAGAGCACCAAGGGCAGGTGCTATGAACTTGCTAAAGAGATAGCTGCTGCAAAGGGAACAAACTTTGTTATGCCTGAGAAACAGGTGCAGGAAGTCTATGTGGATAACGAGGGCACTGATAGCATTTACAGTGCTTTGGCTGTGACAGAGAGCATGGAATCTGGCTACAACGCCAAGGTTTCTCTATATAGGACCGGCGAGATTACAGGTACAGTAACAGAAAACGGAGCAGGTACATTCGTATTTGTTTCTGACGATGAGAGCATTAAGGCTGATGTAACTTACGGCTGGGACGGAGCAACCTTTGAAGTTACAGAAGCAGGAGAAGGCGCAATTGTAAATGCCGGGGATAAATTTGAATTCCCGCTTGTATTCTGACAATTGGATTTATAAATACAATTTTATAAAGTGAAAAAAGAGCATGTTGCATTTTTGTAGCATGCTCTTTTTGACATCATAGATACTTGACTAGTTTGAGAGTTTACCCACTATCCCCCTCAGAAACAGGACAGTTAATAAAAAATTAAGTGGAATAATCTGCGTAAATGATAAATAATATGAATGAATAACTATATATCGTTAATAAAATGCCTGTTTAGGGTACAATGATGACAAATTAGTAATAATTTCAGTAATAATCTGTATTATCCGCAATTGATCATGTCAGGCAGCCAGCATTTGCCTAGATTTAAATGATGACTTTACATGGTGACTTTAAACGATGATTTTTAATGATGACTTTAAATTATGAACTACTTTACATGGTGAACTACTTTACATGGTGAACTACTTTACATGATGCGCTACATAGAGGAGGAAAACTATGGATCTGCATGAGAAGCATTTTTATGAGAGTAATACACTTGCTATGAAGTTTTCCTGCATTATACAGGCATTTGAGCTGATAGCTACAATTCTATATCAGGATCAGAGAGTGGGATTTCTTAATACCACGGCCATGGTGATCATGCAGGTGATCATATTGATTGCATCTGTTGTTTCCTATGCTTTGTACAAACGCAGGAATAGGGGCAAATATCTGCTGATGGGCTGGCTTGCCGCAAGTTATGTGGTTGTGATGGCCGGATCAGTTCACATAACCTATATGTGGGCATTTGGACCGGCTCTTTTGATCCTTGTTCTATTATATGCTGACCCTATACTCACCATAGTTACCTCGGTATTTGTTATAGCTACCAATATTCTTTATATGCCACTGTTTTTTACATATTCTGTTGAGATAGCAGAAAGAAGATTTGCCGTTATTACTGATGCTATCTTTGCTGTACTTCTGTCACTGATGGCTATTTTCTATTCAAGGCTCAGCAACAGGCAGAATGGCGAAACGGTTGATGAGATGCAGGCAGCGTCAGAGCAGCAGGAAAAAGATGCACGTGTGATCAGGGATATTGGTATTAAAATAGGTGAAAAGCTTGAAGATGCACATGATGCAATGGAGGCGCTTGCAGAGAAGGTTACACAGAGTGCAGAGTCTTCAGAGCAAATTTCTGTGGCCACGACTCACACGGCAGAAGCAATCCAGACTCAGACTGAAATGAACTCTAACATCATGACTTCTCTTGAGGAGATTGCCGGCCAGTCACGAGCTATGCGCAATAATGCAGATGAAGTTACGCAGAATATCAGCGAAGGAAACAATCTGGTAAAAGAGCTAAATGCCAAGTCCAAAGAGGCTTCTGCAATAAACGCTGAGACTGCAGAGATGACTGCTAATCTTCAGGAATCTGCAAGCTCGGTAAAAGAGATAGTTGAGACAATCCTTAGTATCTCAGGTCAGACAAACCTTCTGGCCCTTAATGCTTCCATAGAGGCGGCAAGAGCCGGAGAAGCAGGAAAAGGATTTGCTGTAGTTGCAGATGAGATAAGAGCTCTTTCAGAAAACACCAAGAATTCAGCTGAAAAGATCGCGTCAACTATTGACGAGCTTTTGGGTAAGGTCAACGAAGCTTCCGGAAACATGTTAAAGAGCGTAGAATCTGCCAAAGAACAGAGTGACATGATAGTGCAGACAGGAGAGAAATTTGAGGTTATACTGGAAAAGGTAACTGATCTTACAAACAGTGCAGGCACGATATCTGATAACGTGGATGCCTGTGTAGATGCTAATTCCAAGGTTATGGATGCAATCAGCAATCTCTCTGCTACATCAGAGGAAGTTGCGGCATCTGCCCAGTCCAGTATTGAGATCAGTCAGAAGTGTGAGAGCGATATGAAGATCACCAAGGAAATCCTGGATGAGATACTTGCAATCAGTAGAAGATAAGAGAAAAAAGCAACGATAAATCGTATCCCCACCGGCAATGGTGGGGATTTTTACTGATAAATAATTAAGGAGAATATACATAATGGCCAGAAGAGAAGGAATTACAACACTTTGCTATCTTGAACGCGGAGATGAATATCTGATGCTGCACAGGGTCAGCAAAAAGAACGACATAAATAAAGATAAATGGATTGGCGTTGGAGGACATCTGGAGGACGATGAGAGCCCGGAAGAGTGTATCAAGAGAGAAATCTATGAGGAAACAGGCTATGATATTCCTCTCGAAGACCTTGAATTTCGAGCTATAATCACATTCGTTTCACAAAAAGGCGACTATGAGCTTATGAGCCTGTTTACTGCCAAGGCTCCTGATACTGAGCCAAAAGATTGTGATGAAGGAAAACTTGAGTGGGTTAAAAAAGAAAACATCTATGATCTGAATCTCTGGGAAGGAGATAAGATTTTTTTGCGTAAGCTAAGTGAGAGCAGGGATTTCTTTTCTCTTAAGCTTGTATATGATACAAAGGACAACCTCATAGAGGCTGTCCTTAATGGAAAAAATATATTTGATTGTTAGTAGAATTTGACTACAGGCTTCAATTCTCCGTTTTTTAATGCGCTATCATAGTTTTCTTTTGTAGTCTTGGCATGAGCGTTATAAATGATGATACGCAATGAGGTAGCGCCCTCCGGGATTTTAACGTTTTTACTGACAAATCCAAAATTATTGCCAAGCTTATCTACCAGACCATAGGAATCATTGTAGAAATAAACAAAGTGAAATTTATGGCGCGCCATGGTCCCAGAGGCTGTAAGCTGCATGGACAGTGTGGTTGCCCCCTGAGGGATTGGAATAAATCCATTTGC
The sequence above is a segment of the Butyrivibrio proteoclasticus B316 genome. Coding sequences within it:
- a CDS encoding NUDIX hydrolase, whose protein sequence is MARREGITTLCYLERGDEYLMLHRVSKKNDINKDKWIGVGGHLEDDESPEECIKREIYEETGYDIPLEDLEFRAIITFVSQKGDYELMSLFTAKAPDTEPKDCDEGKLEWVKKENIYDLNLWEGDKIFLRKLSESRDFFSLKLVYDTKDNLIEAVLNGKNIFDC
- a CDS encoding lysozyme inhibitor LprI family protein, which translates into the protein MKRNLCKALIVTVACLSLYGCGEGTGTEESSIFEPQQGISTESQGEQVSGSQNEANGQNNSNDTGVAENGSSEIQSGDSAEAAPTSSDGSVSICDETTTLDYSKDYTDEIRVAVERAVSEATSFEDEFDKMGKIQDHITSRRDQDSTQVEMNMAASLYFQVWDAELNSLWNRFSESADAQTKERVLEDQRHWNAMKQDAALEALGPQDQGGSIYPLLYDSFMEESTKGRCYELAKEIAAAKGTNFVMPEKQVQEVYVDNEGTDSIYSALAVTESMESGYNAKVSLYRTGEITGTVTENGAGTFVFVSDDESIKADVTYGWDGATFEVTEAGEGAIVNAGDKFEFPLVF
- a CDS encoding methyl-accepting chemotaxis protein; its protein translation is MDLHEKHFYESNTLAMKFSCIIQAFELIATILYQDQRVGFLNTTAMVIMQVIILIASVVSYALYKRRNRGKYLLMGWLAASYVVVMAGSVHITYMWAFGPALLILVLLYADPILTIVTSVFVIATNILYMPLFFTYSVEIAERRFAVITDAIFAVLLSLMAIFYSRLSNRQNGETVDEMQAASEQQEKDARVIRDIGIKIGEKLEDAHDAMEALAEKVTQSAESSEQISVATTHTAEAIQTQTEMNSNIMTSLEEIAGQSRAMRNNADEVTQNISEGNNLVKELNAKSKEASAINAETAEMTANLQESASSVKEIVETILSISGQTNLLALNASIEAARAGEAGKGFAVVADEIRALSENTKNSAEKIASTIDELLGKVNEASGNMLKSVESAKEQSDMIVQTGEKFEVILEKVTDLTNSAGTISDNVDACVDANSKVMDAISNLSATSEEVAASAQSSIEISQKCESDMKITKEILDEILAISRR